Proteins encoded by one window of Paroedura picta isolate Pp20150507F chromosome 11, Ppicta_v3.0, whole genome shotgun sequence:
- the KLHL18 gene encoding kelch-like protein 18 isoform X2: MLEAAGPDPELDAEDLVHFSVGDLPSRGYGVMGEIRRQGKLCDVTLKVGDHKFSAHRIVLAASIPYFHAMFTNDMMECKQEEIVMQGMDPSALEALINFAYNGHLAIDQQNVQSLLMGASFLQLQNIKDACCAFLRERLHPKNCLGVRQFAETMMCAVLYDAANTFIHQHFVEVSMSEEFLALPFEDVLELVSSNELNVKLEEQVFEAALAWVRYDREQREACLPELLAQIRLPLCRHQFLTDRVQQDSLVRSCHKCRDLVDEATDYHLMPERRLHLPAFRTRPRCCTSTTGLIYAVGGLNSAGDSLNVVEVFDPIANHWTQCQPMTTARSRVGVAVLNELLYAIGGYDGQLRLSTVEVYNPESDSWSKVGSMNSKRSAMGTVVLDGQIYVCGGYDGTSSLNSVEVYSPETDKWTVLTPMSSNRSAAGVTVFEGRIFVSGGHDGLQIFNSVEFYNQHTASWHCGTSMLNKRCRHGAAPLGSKMFICGGYDGSGFLSIAEVYSSVADQWYLIVPMNTRRSRVSLVANSGRLYAVGGYDGQSNLSSVEMYDPKSNRWTFRAPMACHEGGVGVGCIPLLTL; encoded by the exons ATGCTGGAGGCGGCCGGGCCGGACCCGGAGCTGGACGCCGAGGACCTGGTGCACTTCTCGGTGGGCGACCTGCCCAGCCGCGGCTACGGGGTGATGGGCGAGATCCGGCGGCAGGGGAAGCTCTGCGACGTCACCCTCAAG GTCGGAGACCACAAGTTCAGCGCCCACCGGATCGTCTTGGCCGCCTCCATCCCTTACTTCCACGCCATGTTCACCAATGACATGATGGAATGCAAGCAAGAGGAGATAGTCATGCAGGGCATGGATCCAAG CGCCCTGGAAGCCCTGATCAACTTTGCCTACAACGGACACTTGGCCATCGACCAGCAGAACGTGCAGTCGCTGCTGATGGGGGCGAGTTTCCTGCAGCTGCAGAACATCAAGGACGCCTGCTGCGCTTTCCTCCGAGAGAG GCTGCACCCCAAGAACTGCCTGGGCGTGCGGCAGTTTGCCGAGACCATGATGTGTGCCGTTCTCTACGACGCTGCCAACACCTTCATTCACCAGCACTTTGTGGAAGTGTCCATGTCCGAGGAGTTCCTGGCCCTGCCCTTCGAAGACGTCTTGGAGCTGGTGTCCAGCAACGAGCTCAACGTGAAGCTGGAGGAACAG GTATTCGAGGCCGCCCTAGCCTGGGTGCGGTACGACCGGGAGCAGAGGGAGGCCTGCTTGCCGGAGCTCCTCGCCCAAATCCGGCTGCCTCTCTGTCGGCATCAGTTCCTCACGGACCGCGTTCAGCAGGACAGCCTGGTTCGCTCTTGCCACAAGTGCCG AGACCTCGTGGACGAAGCGACAGACTACCACCTCATGCCGGAGCGCCGCCTGCACCTTCCGGCCTTCAGGACCCGCCCACGCTGCTGCACCTCCACGACAGGCCTGATCTACGCGGTGGGAGGGCTCAACTCTGCAG GTGACTCGCTGAACGTGGTGGAAGTCTTCGATCCCATCGCCAACCACTGGACTCAGTGCCAGCCCATGACGACGGCACGGAGCCGGGTGGGGGTGGCCGTGCTGAACGAGCTCTTGTATGCCATCGGCGGGTACGACGGGCAGCTGAGGCTGAGCACGGTGGAAGTGTACAACCCAGAGTCGGATTCGTGGTCCAAAGTGGGAAGCATGAACAGCAAACGAAG TGCCATGGGGACAGTGGTGCTGGATGGGCAGATCTACGTGTGCGGCGGGTACGACGGCACCTCCTCCCTCAACTCCGTCGAAGTCTATTCACCCGAGACAGACAA GTGGACGGTGCTGACCCCGATGAGCTCCAATCGCAGTGCGGCCGGCGTCACTGTCTTTGAGGGCAGGATCTTCGTCTCCGGCGGGCACGACGGCTTGCAGATTTTCAATAGC GTGGAGTTCTACAACCAGCATACGGCCTCGTGGCACTGCGGGACCAGCATGCTCAACAAACGGTGTCGGCACGGGGCGGCCCCCCTGGGCAGCAAGATGTTCATCTGCGGGGGCTACGACGGCTCAGGGTTCCTCAGCATCGCCGAGGTCTACAGCTCCGTGGCGGACCAGTGGTACTTGATCGTCCCCATGAACACCCGCCGCAGCCGGGTCTCCCTCGTGGCAAACTCTGGGCGCCTGTACGCGGTGGGGGGCTACGACGGACAATCCAACCTGAGCTCGGTGGAAATGTACGACCCCAAGAGCAACCGCTGGACGTTCAGGGCCCCGATGGCGTGCCACGAGGGGGGAGTCGGGGTGGGCTGCATCCCGCTCCTGACCctctga
- the KLHL18 gene encoding kelch-like protein 18 isoform X1 — translation MLEAAGPDPELDAEDLVHFSVGDLPSRGYGVMGEIRRQGKLCDVTLKVGDHKFSAHRIVLAASIPYFHAMFTNDMMECKQEEIVMQGMDPSALEALINFAYNGHLAIDQQNVQSLLMGASFLQLQNIKDACCAFLRERLHPKNCLGVRQFAETMMCAVLYDAANTFIHQHFVEVSMSEEFLALPFEDVLELVSSNELNVKLEEQVFEAALAWVRYDREQREACLPELLAQIRLPLCRHQFLTDRVQQDSLVRSCHKCRDLVDEATDYHLMPERRLHLPAFRTRPRCCTSTTGLIYAVGGLNSAANFYAGDSLNVVEVFDPIANHWTQCQPMTTARSRVGVAVLNELLYAIGGYDGQLRLSTVEVYNPESDSWSKVGSMNSKRSAMGTVVLDGQIYVCGGYDGTSSLNSVEVYSPETDKWTVLTPMSSNRSAAGVTVFEGRIFVSGGHDGLQIFNSVEFYNQHTASWHCGTSMLNKRCRHGAAPLGSKMFICGGYDGSGFLSIAEVYSSVADQWYLIVPMNTRRSRVSLVANSGRLYAVGGYDGQSNLSSVEMYDPKSNRWTFRAPMACHEGGVGVGCIPLLTL, via the exons ATGCTGGAGGCGGCCGGGCCGGACCCGGAGCTGGACGCCGAGGACCTGGTGCACTTCTCGGTGGGCGACCTGCCCAGCCGCGGCTACGGGGTGATGGGCGAGATCCGGCGGCAGGGGAAGCTCTGCGACGTCACCCTCAAG GTCGGAGACCACAAGTTCAGCGCCCACCGGATCGTCTTGGCCGCCTCCATCCCTTACTTCCACGCCATGTTCACCAATGACATGATGGAATGCAAGCAAGAGGAGATAGTCATGCAGGGCATGGATCCAAG CGCCCTGGAAGCCCTGATCAACTTTGCCTACAACGGACACTTGGCCATCGACCAGCAGAACGTGCAGTCGCTGCTGATGGGGGCGAGTTTCCTGCAGCTGCAGAACATCAAGGACGCCTGCTGCGCTTTCCTCCGAGAGAG GCTGCACCCCAAGAACTGCCTGGGCGTGCGGCAGTTTGCCGAGACCATGATGTGTGCCGTTCTCTACGACGCTGCCAACACCTTCATTCACCAGCACTTTGTGGAAGTGTCCATGTCCGAGGAGTTCCTGGCCCTGCCCTTCGAAGACGTCTTGGAGCTGGTGTCCAGCAACGAGCTCAACGTGAAGCTGGAGGAACAG GTATTCGAGGCCGCCCTAGCCTGGGTGCGGTACGACCGGGAGCAGAGGGAGGCCTGCTTGCCGGAGCTCCTCGCCCAAATCCGGCTGCCTCTCTGTCGGCATCAGTTCCTCACGGACCGCGTTCAGCAGGACAGCCTGGTTCGCTCTTGCCACAAGTGCCG AGACCTCGTGGACGAAGCGACAGACTACCACCTCATGCCGGAGCGCCGCCTGCACCTTCCGGCCTTCAGGACCCGCCCACGCTGCTGCACCTCCACGACAGGCCTGATCTACGCGGTGGGAGGGCTCAACTCTGCAG CAAATTTCTACGCAGGTGACTCGCTGAACGTGGTGGAAGTCTTCGATCCCATCGCCAACCACTGGACTCAGTGCCAGCCCATGACGACGGCACGGAGCCGGGTGGGGGTGGCCGTGCTGAACGAGCTCTTGTATGCCATCGGCGGGTACGACGGGCAGCTGAGGCTGAGCACGGTGGAAGTGTACAACCCAGAGTCGGATTCGTGGTCCAAAGTGGGAAGCATGAACAGCAAACGAAG TGCCATGGGGACAGTGGTGCTGGATGGGCAGATCTACGTGTGCGGCGGGTACGACGGCACCTCCTCCCTCAACTCCGTCGAAGTCTATTCACCCGAGACAGACAA GTGGACGGTGCTGACCCCGATGAGCTCCAATCGCAGTGCGGCCGGCGTCACTGTCTTTGAGGGCAGGATCTTCGTCTCCGGCGGGCACGACGGCTTGCAGATTTTCAATAGC GTGGAGTTCTACAACCAGCATACGGCCTCGTGGCACTGCGGGACCAGCATGCTCAACAAACGGTGTCGGCACGGGGCGGCCCCCCTGGGCAGCAAGATGTTCATCTGCGGGGGCTACGACGGCTCAGGGTTCCTCAGCATCGCCGAGGTCTACAGCTCCGTGGCGGACCAGTGGTACTTGATCGTCCCCATGAACACCCGCCGCAGCCGGGTCTCCCTCGTGGCAAACTCTGGGCGCCTGTACGCGGTGGGGGGCTACGACGGACAATCCAACCTGAGCTCGGTGGAAATGTACGACCCCAAGAGCAACCGCTGGACGTTCAGGGCCCCGATGGCGTGCCACGAGGGGGGAGTCGGGGTGGGCTGCATCCCGCTCCTGACCctctga
- the KIF9 gene encoding kinesin-like protein KIF9 isoform X1 encodes MCSSTKRVNAFVRLRPSADFPQDMIKIGQDNQTIDVYIERDSSKGVVNNKQTDWSFKLDGILHHAAQDLVYDVVARDLVSQALDGYNGTIICYGQTGAGKTYTMTGTTEHYEHRGIIPRAIQQVFKAMEEHSSQFITIRVSYLEIHNETIFDLLSSTPHAPGPPLSVVEGLQGVSVKGLTLHTCPSEEMALNFLFEGDTNRTVGQHALNSHSSRSHCIFTLYIECHSRIMSDASFVTSKINLVDLAGSERLAKSKSEGRILKETTYINKSLSFFEQVVIALSERNREHVPFRQSKLTYTLKDSLGGNCNTALVANVCSEAVHVVETLSTLRFATRMKWVTTTPVVNEKYDTERLLKNVEKEVLYLKEELAVHNSLLNRPPVTYEPLNEIQVAEINSQVRRFLEGTIDELEIVSLRQIQEIFNQFKAILSQQEQEVEARLRSKYTLIDKNDFATLSVVQKAGLVDADGHMVGEVDGQGFGIGVAPFSSKPGGKRAKIKKGREQSSTAPRKEGLASPVSGKELDSVSPSRSQGFSKDQETKEAQDVLSVETHRSESVPKDDTAVQPSCPPARTAAFEDFKNERGSEINRIFKENKAILNDRQKKRSEVTQRIGVLRQEIDTARQVLEAHKLEREQQGEYLNEEGQVIIEEEEFLLLVKLKDLRKQHRADFSEFRELHSEVQYCQHLVDQCRRKLLTEFEIWYNESFLIPEEVQEALKPGSGALRLGMIPINRVLTLDEDEQERFDRMQEEVLPYCPASVSFYNAKAKTDRKHKYSRAMTALEQMRKKPSGIQPVVKNKPPSVLDIA; translated from the exons ATGTGTTCCTCCACGAAAAGAGTCAACGCCTTTGTACGACTCAGGCCATCAGCTGACTTCCCACAAGATATGATCAAGATTGGACAGGACAACCAG ACGATCGATGTCTACATTGAGAGAGACAGTTCAAAGGGGGTGGTCAACAACAAACAGACAGactggtcctttaaactggacgGCATCCTTCACCATGCAGCTCAGGACCTGGTCTATGACGTTGTAGCCAGAGACCTGGTCTCCCAGGCGCTGGATGGATATAATG GCACCATAATATGCTATGGGCAAACAGGAGCTGGAAAGACGTACACCATGACCGGCACAACGGAACACTATGAGCACCGAGGGATCATTCCCCGAGCTATTCAGCAG GTGTTCAAGGCCATGGAGGAGCACTCGAGTCAGTTCATAACCATCCGCGTCTCTTACCTGGAGATCCACAATGAGACCATCTTTGACCTCTTGTCCTCAACGCCCCACGCTCCTGGCCCCCCGCTGTCTGTCGTGGAGGGCCTGCAGGGGGTTTCTGTGAAAGGGCTGACCCTGCACACCTGCCCCAGCGAAGAAATGGCTCTGAACTTTTTGTTTGAG GGTGACACCAACAGAACGGTCGGCCAGCACGCTCTGAACAGCCACTCCTCTCGGTCTCACTGCATCTTCACCCTTTACATTGAG TGCCACTCAAGAATCATGTCAGATGCCTCCTTTGTCACCTCCAAAATCAACCTAGTAGACCTGGCGGGCTCAGAGAGGTTGGCAAAGAGCAAG TCGGAGGGGCGCATATTGAAGGAGACGACTTACATCAACAAGTCGCTTTCGTTCTTTGAGCAAGTAGTCATTGCGCTGTCTGAGCGTAACAGGGAGCACGTCCCCTTCCGGCAGAGCAAGCTCACCTACACCCTGAAAGACTCTTTGG GTGGAAACTGCAACACAGCCCTGGTGGCCAATGTCTGCAGCGAAGCCGTTCACGTCGTGGAGACG CTCTCCACGCTTCGCTTTGCTACCAGAATGAAGTGGGTGACCACCACACCAGTCGTGAACGAAAAATACGACACCGAG CGCCTGCTGAAAAACGTTGAAAAAGAGgtcctctatctgaaggaggaGCTGGCGGTGCACAACAGCCTG CTCAATCGCCCCCCTGTGACCTACGAGCCCCTGAATGAaatccaggtggcagagatcaacTCTCAAGTTCGCCGGTTCCTGGAAGGAACCATCGATGAGTTAGAG ATTGTGAGCCTCAGACAGATCCAGGAAATCTTTAACCAGTTCAAAGCCATCTTGAG CCAACAGGAGCAGGAGGTGGAAGCCCGGCTGAGGAGCAAGTACACCCTGATCGACAAAAACGACTTTGCCACTTTGTCTGTGGTTCAGAAG GCAGGGTTGGTTGATGCTGACGGCCACATGGTTGGTGAGGTTGACGGGCAAGGCTTCGGCATTGGAGTTGCTCCGTTCTCATCCAAGCCCGGAGGGAAGAGAGCGAAAATAAAGAAAGGCAGAGAGCAGTCCAG CACTGCTCCGCGGAAGGAAGGCCTGGCCAGCCCCGTTTCAGGGAAGGAGCTGGATTCCGTTTCCCCCTCCCGCAGCCAGGGGTTCAGCAAGGATCAGGAGACGAAGGAGGCCCAAGATGTCCTCAGCGTAGAGACGCATCGTTCCGAATCTGTGCCTAAAGACGACACTGCGGTCCAGCCCAG CTGCCCGCCAGCCAGGACTGCAGCCTTCGAGGACTTCAAGAACGAGCGGGGCAGCGAGATCAACCGGATCTTTAAGGAGAACAAAGCCATCCTGAATGACCGCCAGAAGAAAAGGAGCGAGGTCACGCAGAGGATCGGCGTCCTCCGGCAGGAGATAGACACCGCCCGGCAGGTCCTGGAGGCCCACAAACTGGAGCGGGAGCAGCAGG GAGAATACCTGAACGAGGAAGGCCAGGTCATCATTGAGGAAGAGGAGTTCCTGCTGCTGGTGAAGTTGAAGGACCTGCGGAAGCAGCACCGGGCAGACTTCAGCGAATTCCGGGAGCTCCACTCCGAAGTCCAGTACTGCCAGCACTTGGTGGACCAGTGTCGTCGGAAGCTGCTCACAG AATTTGAGATCTGGTACAACGagtccttcctcatcccggaggAGGTCCAAGAGGCGCTGAAGCCAGGCAGTGGTGCTCTCCGGCTCGGCATGATCCCGATCAACAGAGTCCTCACTTTG gaTGAAGACGAGCAGGAGAGGTTTGACCGGATGCAGGAGGAAGTGCTCCCCTACTGCCCAGCTTCCGTCTCCTTCTATAACGCCAAAGCAAAGACCGACCGCAAG CACAAGTATTCCCGAGCCATGACCGCCCTGGAGCAGATGCGGAAGAAGCCCTCCGGCATCCAACCCGTGGTGAAGAACAAGCCTCCCTCCGTGCTGGACATCGCCTAG
- the KIF9 gene encoding kinesin-like protein KIF9 isoform X2 — protein MCSSTKRVNAFVRLRPSADFPQDMIKIGQDNQTIDVYIERDSSKGVVNNKQTDWSFKLDGILHHAAQDLVYDVVARDLVSQALDGYNGTIICYGQTGAGKTYTMTGTTEHYEHRGIIPRAIQQVFKAMEEHSSQFITIRVSYLEIHNETIFDLLSSTPHAPGPPLSVVEGLQGVSVKGLTLHTCPSEEMALNFLFEGDTNRTVGQHALNSHSSRSHCIFTLYIECHSRIMSDASFVTSKINLVDLAGSERLAKSKSEGRILKETTYINKSLSFFEQVVIALSERNREHVPFRQSKLTYTLKDSLGGNCNTALVANVCSEAVHVVETLSTLRFATRMKWVTTTPVVNEKYDTERLLKNVEKEVLYLKEELAVHNSLLNRPPVTYEPLNEIQVAEINSQVRRFLEGTIDELEIVSLRQIQEIFNQFKAILSQQEQEVEARLRSKYTLIDKNDFATLSVVQKAGLVDADGHMVGEVDGQGFGIGVAPFSSKPGGKRAKIKKGREQSSTAPRKEGLASPVSGKELDSVSPSRSQGFSKDQETKEAQDVLSVETHRSESVPKDDTAVQPSCPPARTAAFEDFKNERGSEINRIFKENKAILNDRQKKRSEVTQRIGVLRQEIDTARQVLEAHKLEREQQGEYLNEEGQVIIEEEEFLLLVKLKDLRKQHRADFSEFRELHSEVQYCQHLVDQCRRKLLTEFEIWYNESFLIPEEVQEALKPGSGALRLGMIPINRVLTLDEDEQERFDRMQEEVLPYCPASVSFYNAKAKTDRKVLLDSGSFLSSAGQEEALLRSAGRA, from the exons ATGTGTTCCTCCACGAAAAGAGTCAACGCCTTTGTACGACTCAGGCCATCAGCTGACTTCCCACAAGATATGATCAAGATTGGACAGGACAACCAG ACGATCGATGTCTACATTGAGAGAGACAGTTCAAAGGGGGTGGTCAACAACAAACAGACAGactggtcctttaaactggacgGCATCCTTCACCATGCAGCTCAGGACCTGGTCTATGACGTTGTAGCCAGAGACCTGGTCTCCCAGGCGCTGGATGGATATAATG GCACCATAATATGCTATGGGCAAACAGGAGCTGGAAAGACGTACACCATGACCGGCACAACGGAACACTATGAGCACCGAGGGATCATTCCCCGAGCTATTCAGCAG GTGTTCAAGGCCATGGAGGAGCACTCGAGTCAGTTCATAACCATCCGCGTCTCTTACCTGGAGATCCACAATGAGACCATCTTTGACCTCTTGTCCTCAACGCCCCACGCTCCTGGCCCCCCGCTGTCTGTCGTGGAGGGCCTGCAGGGGGTTTCTGTGAAAGGGCTGACCCTGCACACCTGCCCCAGCGAAGAAATGGCTCTGAACTTTTTGTTTGAG GGTGACACCAACAGAACGGTCGGCCAGCACGCTCTGAACAGCCACTCCTCTCGGTCTCACTGCATCTTCACCCTTTACATTGAG TGCCACTCAAGAATCATGTCAGATGCCTCCTTTGTCACCTCCAAAATCAACCTAGTAGACCTGGCGGGCTCAGAGAGGTTGGCAAAGAGCAAG TCGGAGGGGCGCATATTGAAGGAGACGACTTACATCAACAAGTCGCTTTCGTTCTTTGAGCAAGTAGTCATTGCGCTGTCTGAGCGTAACAGGGAGCACGTCCCCTTCCGGCAGAGCAAGCTCACCTACACCCTGAAAGACTCTTTGG GTGGAAACTGCAACACAGCCCTGGTGGCCAATGTCTGCAGCGAAGCCGTTCACGTCGTGGAGACG CTCTCCACGCTTCGCTTTGCTACCAGAATGAAGTGGGTGACCACCACACCAGTCGTGAACGAAAAATACGACACCGAG CGCCTGCTGAAAAACGTTGAAAAAGAGgtcctctatctgaaggaggaGCTGGCGGTGCACAACAGCCTG CTCAATCGCCCCCCTGTGACCTACGAGCCCCTGAATGAaatccaggtggcagagatcaacTCTCAAGTTCGCCGGTTCCTGGAAGGAACCATCGATGAGTTAGAG ATTGTGAGCCTCAGACAGATCCAGGAAATCTTTAACCAGTTCAAAGCCATCTTGAG CCAACAGGAGCAGGAGGTGGAAGCCCGGCTGAGGAGCAAGTACACCCTGATCGACAAAAACGACTTTGCCACTTTGTCTGTGGTTCAGAAG GCAGGGTTGGTTGATGCTGACGGCCACATGGTTGGTGAGGTTGACGGGCAAGGCTTCGGCATTGGAGTTGCTCCGTTCTCATCCAAGCCCGGAGGGAAGAGAGCGAAAATAAAGAAAGGCAGAGAGCAGTCCAG CACTGCTCCGCGGAAGGAAGGCCTGGCCAGCCCCGTTTCAGGGAAGGAGCTGGATTCCGTTTCCCCCTCCCGCAGCCAGGGGTTCAGCAAGGATCAGGAGACGAAGGAGGCCCAAGATGTCCTCAGCGTAGAGACGCATCGTTCCGAATCTGTGCCTAAAGACGACACTGCGGTCCAGCCCAG CTGCCCGCCAGCCAGGACTGCAGCCTTCGAGGACTTCAAGAACGAGCGGGGCAGCGAGATCAACCGGATCTTTAAGGAGAACAAAGCCATCCTGAATGACCGCCAGAAGAAAAGGAGCGAGGTCACGCAGAGGATCGGCGTCCTCCGGCAGGAGATAGACACCGCCCGGCAGGTCCTGGAGGCCCACAAACTGGAGCGGGAGCAGCAGG GAGAATACCTGAACGAGGAAGGCCAGGTCATCATTGAGGAAGAGGAGTTCCTGCTGCTGGTGAAGTTGAAGGACCTGCGGAAGCAGCACCGGGCAGACTTCAGCGAATTCCGGGAGCTCCACTCCGAAGTCCAGTACTGCCAGCACTTGGTGGACCAGTGTCGTCGGAAGCTGCTCACAG AATTTGAGATCTGGTACAACGagtccttcctcatcccggaggAGGTCCAAGAGGCGCTGAAGCCAGGCAGTGGTGCTCTCCGGCTCGGCATGATCCCGATCAACAGAGTCCTCACTTTG gaTGAAGACGAGCAGGAGAGGTTTGACCGGATGCAGGAGGAAGTGCTCCCCTACTGCCCAGCTTCCGTCTCCTTCTATAACGCCAAAGCAAAGACCGACCGCAAG gtgctcctggactctggctcttttctctcctcTGCGGGCCAAGAGGAGGCCCTTCTGCGTTCTGCTGGCCGGGCCTGA